The following are encoded together in the Capsulimonas corticalis genome:
- a CDS encoding DUF488 domain-containing protein — protein sequence MPELYTIGYEGSAQPDLFQTLLYNDVQTLLDIRELPQSRKPGLSKTALGLAAKDYGMQYAHIRALGTPRDIRYQRKIDHDAEAFRRGYLEHLATQDEAMRDLVERAQQERCCLMCYEADARECHRWFVAERAVEMSGGAITVAHLEITPVLTPPPPRPAA from the coding sequence ATGCCTGAACTTTACACCATCGGCTACGAGGGATCCGCGCAGCCGGATCTCTTTCAAACGCTGCTCTACAACGACGTCCAAACTCTGCTCGATATCCGCGAGCTGCCGCAGAGCCGCAAGCCCGGCCTCTCCAAAACCGCCCTCGGTCTCGCCGCCAAAGATTACGGCATGCAATACGCCCACATCCGGGCCCTCGGCACGCCTCGCGACATCCGTTACCAGCGCAAGATCGATCACGACGCCGAGGCGTTCCGCAGAGGCTATCTCGAACATCTCGCCACTCAAGACGAGGCGATGCGGGATTTAGTCGAGCGAGCGCAGCAGGAGCGCTGCTGCCTGATGTGTTATGAGGCGGACGCCAGAGAATGCCATCGGTGGTTCGTGGCGGAGCGCGCCGTGGAGATGAGCGGCGGGGCAATTACGGTGGCGCATTTGGAAATCACCCCGGTCCTCACACCGCCACCGCCCCGCCCCGCGGCGTAA
- a CDS encoding type IV pilus twitching motility protein PilT, with protein sequence MDTPLSFAHNGRMTGLDLSSQTNHYARLLAALRRATQRRASDVHLVVGLPPMFRIDGELVADSDTSLGREDVRSLVYSLLSEGQREEFERDWQLCVSIFLPDMGHFRVTVYFHMGNVEASIRVCPLSLRTPQELGLPEIMHKLVEKRSGLILITGPTGSGKTTTFNCMIDMINRQRRCKIITVEDPVEFVHENRLSLIVQQQVHSDTRSFSKALVHILRQDPDVIGVGEMRDLETISTALTAAETGHLVIATLHTPDAVQTVDRIVDAFPGDTQAQIQTQLAACLVAVVAQQLLPRVDADGRKLATEVLINNAAVRSQIRERKSNMLRSTMQTSRKEGMQLMERSLLDLYQSGVITYDTALAHAHSPEIIQQLMAPEKK encoded by the coding sequence TTGGACACGCCTTTATCGTTTGCGCACAACGGCCGTATGACCGGGCTGGACCTGTCGTCACAGACCAATCACTATGCGCGGCTTCTGGCGGCTTTGCGGCGCGCCACCCAGCGGCGCGCGTCCGACGTGCATCTGGTCGTCGGCCTCCCGCCGATGTTCCGGATCGATGGAGAATTGGTGGCGGACAGCGATACGTCCCTGGGGCGCGAGGATGTGCGCTCACTGGTCTATTCGCTGCTCAGCGAAGGGCAGCGCGAAGAGTTCGAGCGTGACTGGCAGCTCTGCGTCTCGATCTTCCTGCCGGATATGGGACATTTTCGCGTGACCGTGTACTTCCACATGGGGAATGTGGAGGCGTCCATCCGGGTCTGCCCCCTGAGCCTGCGCACGCCGCAGGAGCTGGGCCTGCCGGAGATCATGCACAAGCTGGTCGAGAAGCGCAGCGGCTTGATCTTGATCACCGGACCGACCGGTAGCGGAAAGACGACGACGTTCAACTGCATGATCGATATGATCAACCGGCAGCGGCGCTGCAAGATCATCACGGTCGAGGATCCGGTCGAGTTCGTGCATGAGAATCGTTTGAGTTTGATCGTGCAGCAGCAGGTTCATTCCGATACGCGCTCATTCAGCAAGGCGCTGGTGCATATTCTGCGTCAGGATCCCGACGTAATCGGGGTGGGGGAGATGCGCGATCTGGAGACGATCTCCACCGCGCTGACCGCCGCCGAAACGGGACATCTGGTGATCGCGACGCTGCATACGCCCGACGCGGTGCAGACGGTGGACCGGATCGTGGACGCCTTCCCGGGCGACACGCAGGCGCAGATCCAGACTCAGCTCGCGGCGTGTTTGGTCGCTGTCGTCGCGCAGCAGCTCCTGCCGCGCGTGGACGCCGACGGCCGAAAGCTCGCTACGGAAGTGCTGATCAACAACGCCGCCGTCCGAAGCCAGATCCGCGAACGCAAGTCCAACATGCTCCGCAGCACGATGCAGACCAGCCGCAAGGAAGGCATGCAGCTCATGGAGCGCTCGCTGCTGGACCTCTACCAGAGCGGCGTCATCACCTACGACACCGCGCTTGCGCACGCGCATTCGCCCGAGATCATTCAGCAGTTGATGGCGCCCGAAAAGAAGTAG
- a CDS encoding DUF1257 domain-containing protein, with protein sequence MSVVFVVAPIVAGSWPVISAAILAAGAAMGYHAAANANEQLRRQEEAGCGNLLYSEVSPVQRSVKLVMDDSEILMETLMRGESFAMEREGLTATFRVDGRGQCTVHVSGEGRSEMELQEAGYSLMDRVRQQFAYSKVMAELEERGFDVTQQEVRADQSIRIQVRRWN encoded by the coding sequence ATGTCAGTCGTCTTTGTCGTCGCGCCCATTGTCGCGGGCAGCTGGCCCGTGATCTCCGCCGCCATCCTCGCCGCCGGCGCGGCGATGGGGTACCACGCCGCCGCGAACGCCAACGAACAGCTTCGCCGTCAGGAAGAAGCCGGCTGTGGAAATCTCTTGTACAGCGAGGTGTCGCCCGTCCAGCGCTCCGTGAAGCTGGTCATGGACGACAGTGAGATCTTGATGGAGACGCTGATGCGCGGCGAATCGTTCGCCATGGAGCGTGAAGGCTTGACCGCGACGTTCCGTGTGGATGGGCGCGGCCAGTGCACCGTGCACGTCAGCGGCGAAGGCCGCAGTGAGATGGAGCTGCAGGAGGCGGGATACTCGCTGATGGACCGCGTTCGCCAGCAATTTGCCTACTCCAAGGTGATGGCGGAGCTGGAGGAGCGCGGCTTCGATGTCACCCAGCAGGAAGTCCGGGCGGACCAATCGATTCGAATTCAAGTTCGCCGCTGGAATTGA
- a CDS encoding ARPP-2 domain-containing protein, with protein sequence MTIHATPISHISLDGLEIAPSQVRGAMRLVPLLRRGAPGDLRLARRNYRDDLTIVATKGEMFGRDPHYVSSYAPHGMVIDWSEDGSPVVSNGAQIAKDGEQLRGCGMSLRVLSRMAKREAANRLRFLPLHLAMEGFLSLFFSGPEIAWQEFSRKFRNNGFESRWELAVSGRRIDGLEEALRVFEIHEDQVGMLVFVADEMASAFVVSHPDDYRALHETLLLDFYGELLYQYALLWNTAIPLDISVHDEKVTDLASLRAEITRVRDDWGKFHGFMASDLIGRTTISKPVYQAGPFALQRFITTLDPKIENHIGEAIVRDDGMLEYLKTFRLSGAQTRRAYLLSQLSAHEWQLDAAAEALQTTRHELVHRLERAGFGYILNPQVLAEAQTAMWKKRRVP encoded by the coding sequence ATGACGATCCACGCCACGCCAATCTCGCATATTTCGCTGGACGGGCTCGAAATCGCTCCCTCGCAGGTTCGCGGCGCCATGCGTCTTGTCCCACTGCTGCGTCGAGGCGCGCCGGGCGACCTGCGACTCGCGCGCCGCAATTACCGGGATGACTTAACGATCGTCGCCACAAAGGGAGAGATGTTCGGACGGGATCCACACTACGTCTCCAGCTATGCGCCACACGGCATGGTGATCGACTGGAGCGAGGACGGTTCTCCGGTCGTGTCGAACGGCGCACAGATCGCCAAAGACGGAGAACAGCTTCGCGGCTGTGGCATGAGCCTGCGCGTGCTGTCGCGCATGGCGAAGCGGGAAGCGGCGAACCGGCTGCGCTTTCTGCCGCTGCATCTGGCGATGGAGGGCTTTCTGTCGCTATTCTTCTCCGGGCCGGAGATCGCGTGGCAGGAGTTCTCGCGCAAGTTTCGGAACAACGGCTTCGAATCGCGCTGGGAGCTGGCGGTGTCCGGACGGCGCATCGACGGTCTCGAAGAAGCCCTGCGCGTCTTCGAGATCCATGAAGATCAGGTCGGCATGCTGGTGTTCGTCGCCGACGAAATGGCGTCGGCCTTCGTCGTCTCCCACCCCGACGACTACCGCGCGCTGCACGAAACGCTGCTGCTCGATTTCTACGGCGAACTGCTCTATCAGTACGCCCTGCTCTGGAATACCGCGATCCCGCTGGACATCTCCGTCCACGACGAGAAGGTCACCGATCTGGCGAGCCTGCGTGCGGAAATCACGCGCGTCCGCGACGACTGGGGAAAGTTCCATGGCTTCATGGCCTCTGACCTGATCGGCCGCACGACGATCTCCAAGCCGGTCTACCAGGCCGGTCCCTTCGCCTTGCAGCGATTCATCACGACGCTCGATCCTAAAATCGAGAATCATATCGGCGAGGCGATTGTCCGAGACGACGGCATGCTGGAATATCTCAAAACATTCCGTCTCTCCGGCGCCCAGACCCGCCGCGCCTATCTGCTCAGCCAGCTCTCGGCGCACGAATGGCAACTGGACGCCGCCGCCGAGGCGCTGCAAACAACACGTCATGAGCTCGTTCACCGGCTGGAGCGGGCGGGCTTCGGATATATCCTCAACCCACAAGTGCTCGCCGAAGCGCAGACGGCGATGTGGAAGAAGAGGCGTGTTCCTTAG
- a CDS encoding tetratricopeptide repeat protein: MGRFSKLDFQPEPPAAIATPDDPWPNMDEHGCMKLGESQFQTGLYEPALTSYSRALRFNKGLVEAWIGQIRCLICLGEYPEAVTWSDRALEKFFKSPDLLACKGLALVRGGKPAQGLEYLDGAVELRAPSAWVWQARGESLLLTGQDVVNAQRCFLKAQELSPQDWHLEMRIGMSYNAVRKFAPARPHLLTAARGAPSNPLALYQLGLMHEGLGEFSLAQGCFQRAQAARRGYVEAERAAERVSGNNVFAHLWRGLRLRK, translated from the coding sequence ATGGGACGATTTTCGAAACTCGACTTTCAGCCGGAGCCGCCCGCCGCCATCGCCACGCCGGATGACCCATGGCCGAATATGGACGAGCACGGCTGCATGAAGCTGGGCGAAAGCCAGTTTCAAACCGGCCTTTACGAGCCGGCGCTGACGTCTTATTCGCGCGCCTTGCGGTTTAACAAAGGTCTGGTCGAGGCGTGGATCGGGCAGATCCGCTGCTTGATCTGTTTGGGCGAGTACCCCGAGGCCGTCACCTGGAGCGATCGCGCTTTGGAGAAGTTCTTCAAGTCGCCGGACCTGCTGGCGTGCAAGGGGTTGGCGCTGGTGCGCGGGGGCAAGCCGGCGCAGGGACTGGAGTATCTGGACGGGGCCGTGGAGCTGCGCGCGCCGTCGGCGTGGGTGTGGCAGGCTCGCGGCGAAAGCTTGCTGCTGACCGGCCAGGATGTCGTCAACGCGCAGCGCTGCTTTCTGAAGGCTCAGGAGCTCAGTCCACAGGATTGGCACCTGGAGATGCGCATCGGGATGTCGTATAACGCGGTCCGCAAATTCGCGCCGGCGAGGCCGCATTTGCTGACGGCGGCCCGGGGAGCGCCGAGCAATCCGCTGGCGCTCTATCAGCTCGGACTGATGCATGAAGGGTTGGGAGAGTTTTCACTGGCGCAGGGCTGCTTTCAAAGGGCTCAAGCGGCGCGGCGCGGTTACGTAGAGGCGGAGCGGGCGGCGGAGCGTGTGAGCGGAAACAATGTGTTCGCTCATCTCTGGCGTGGCCTGCGTCTGAGAAAATAG
- a CDS encoding SpoIIE family protein phosphatase: MFRALRREGNTLINVHSRSEKHDLTALATLRRSEAHHAAVLEVALDCIVTIDSQGLIREFNPAAERTFGYTRDETLGKSISETLIPPSLRSAHAAGFAHYFATGEGPILQKRIEVPAMRKDGSEFPVELTVTPVQIEGETIFTAYIRDLTATRERERDLKESEERLHRTLEATHVGTWRWDLLANTLIWSESMYAMLGRSEDVEPTFESFIEWVHPDDRTAVQNAVTTSLRDKSEYDIELRVIWPDGSVHWHAAKGCGFYDASDIATHMEGLSIDVTERKRAEEELRTHADYEALQNKIGKAVRTLRDPDGIQQASAHALGELMQVDRCYFSFYDIPADTRWIGQDFRREGMPSLAGTYKISDFQVNPEDYHPDGQTLIVNDVETWSFPAPLLAAMKRLRVRAALAVPIYDAGRLSATLTVAMADTTRFWTDAEIALVEAVALQTRNAVEEARAQQRESRIATALQAALQPLAPDVIPGLEIAPFMKPALEEASIGGDFYDVFALNATCYALVIGDVSGKGLAAAAQLATVRNMLRTVLYQKAPLDESISDLNAILTNHDLLTGYVTVFCSVYDSTNSTLKYVSCGHEPGLLRRSDGALETLDPCGPPLGVAEQARYMARSITLAKHDTLLLYTDGLSEAGVTRLSLLGTTGLIRLLTGLPADLSLPEAAQRIVAGAGDFAHGVFRDDICVLMARR; the protein is encoded by the coding sequence ATATTCCGCGCGTTAAGGCGCGAGGGGAACACTCTCATTAACGTCCACTCACGCAGCGAGAAGCACGATCTTACCGCCCTGGCGACTCTGCGCCGTTCGGAGGCACACCACGCCGCCGTGCTGGAGGTCGCTCTGGACTGTATTGTCACCATTGACAGTCAGGGGCTGATTCGCGAATTCAACCCCGCCGCCGAACGCACCTTCGGCTATACGCGGGACGAGACGCTTGGCAAATCCATCTCAGAAACTCTCATCCCCCCATCCCTGCGCAGCGCGCACGCCGCGGGCTTCGCGCATTATTTCGCCACGGGCGAAGGGCCGATCCTGCAAAAGCGCATCGAAGTGCCCGCGATGCGCAAAGACGGATCCGAATTTCCCGTCGAGCTGACCGTCACTCCCGTGCAAATCGAAGGAGAAACGATCTTCACGGCGTATATCCGCGATCTCACCGCCACGCGGGAGCGCGAGCGCGATCTGAAGGAGAGCGAGGAGCGTCTCCATCGTACGCTGGAAGCGACCCACGTGGGAACCTGGCGCTGGGATCTCCTCGCGAATACGCTGATCTGGTCGGAATCGATGTATGCGATGCTGGGACGAAGCGAGGATGTGGAGCCCACCTTTGAAAGCTTCATCGAGTGGGTTCATCCTGACGACCGGACGGCGGTCCAAAACGCCGTCACGACGTCCCTGCGGGATAAGTCGGAATACGATATCGAGCTGCGGGTAATATGGCCGGACGGCAGCGTGCACTGGCACGCCGCCAAAGGGTGCGGTTTTTATGACGCATCCGATATCGCAACCCACATGGAAGGACTGAGCATCGACGTCACCGAACGCAAGCGCGCCGAAGAAGAGCTGCGCACGCATGCGGATTACGAGGCGCTTCAGAACAAGATCGGCAAGGCGGTCCGCACGCTGCGCGACCCGGACGGAATTCAGCAGGCGAGCGCCCACGCGCTTGGCGAACTGATGCAGGTCGACCGATGCTACTTTTCCTTTTACGATATCCCGGCGGACACTCGCTGGATCGGTCAGGACTTCCGCCGCGAAGGAATGCCGTCACTCGCCGGAACGTACAAAATCTCGGATTTTCAAGTCAACCCGGAGGATTATCATCCGGACGGCCAAACCCTGATCGTCAACGATGTCGAGACATGGTCCTTCCCGGCTCCCCTCCTCGCGGCGATGAAGCGCCTGCGCGTGCGCGCCGCCCTCGCCGTCCCCATTTACGACGCCGGTCGCCTTTCGGCGACGCTCACGGTCGCAATGGCGGACACGACTCGCTTCTGGACGGACGCCGAAATTGCCCTGGTCGAAGCGGTCGCGCTGCAAACGAGAAACGCGGTCGAGGAGGCGCGCGCCCAGCAGCGCGAGAGCCGGATCGCGACGGCGCTGCAAGCGGCGCTGCAGCCGCTCGCTCCAGACGTTATCCCCGGCCTTGAGATCGCTCCATTCATGAAGCCCGCTCTGGAGGAAGCCTCCATCGGCGGGGATTTCTATGACGTTTTCGCGCTCAACGCCACCTGTTACGCGCTCGTGATCGGCGATGTCTCCGGCAAGGGGCTGGCCGCCGCCGCGCAGCTCGCCACCGTGCGCAATATGCTGCGCACCGTTCTCTATCAAAAAGCGCCTCTCGACGAATCCATCTCCGATCTGAACGCCATTCTTACCAATCACGATCTGCTGACGGGATACGTCACGGTGTTCTGCTCGGTTTACGATTCGACCAACAGCACACTCAAATATGTTTCCTGCGGCCACGAGCCCGGCCTCCTGCGCCGATCGGACGGCGCTCTGGAAACGCTGGATCCCTGCGGCCCGCCGCTGGGAGTCGCGGAGCAGGCGCGCTACATGGCGCGGTCGATCACGCTCGCCAAACACGACACGCTTCTCCTCTACACGGACGGCCTTTCGGAAGCCGGGGTTACGCGGCTCAGCCTGCTGGGTACAACAGGACTGATACGCTTACTGACCGGACTGCCCGCGGATCTATCGCTCCCGGAAGCCGCGCAGCGTATCGTCGCCGGCGCGGGCGACTTCGCGCATGGCGTCTTCCGAGACGATATCTGTGTCCTCATGGCCCGGCGTTAA
- a CDS encoding radical SAM protein, whose translation MTNSKPEGDDGIFANGLDHYLAVRDGRRAPRFVESRLAGLLDRKIQMADRMLDACDLCPHHCLVNRNAGERGFCGVTDRTAVHWEGVLHGEEIELGASHEVFFSGCTMRCAFCFAHAHITRPMSGLPMAPEELANCVDKRRAQGASNVNLVGGEPIVHLANILKMLRDVTRPSPVVWNSNLYATEDTMALLEGVVDLYLGDIHFGNEECAAKLGRIPDYLPSVHAAFQTAARSGASVIIRHLVMPGHLECCARPAMEWAARELPDTPFHLMFQYLPEFRTLGDPVMGRALSLPEIARAEELAREIGVRRYQEAEFASPPMPETEGGVGETVDILIHEDGRVSFTRLTGDLLPVAAALNAGDERVSMRMGRS comes from the coding sequence ATGACGAACTCGAAACCCGAGGGCGATGACGGGATCTTCGCAAACGGCTTGGACCATTATTTAGCCGTTCGTGACGGCCGGCGGGCGCCGCGCTTCGTGGAGTCTCGGCTTGCGGGGCTGCTGGACCGCAAGATCCAGATGGCGGACCGCATGCTGGACGCCTGCGATCTTTGCCCGCATCATTGTCTTGTGAACCGAAACGCGGGGGAGAGAGGTTTTTGCGGGGTAACGGACCGGACGGCGGTGCACTGGGAGGGCGTGCTGCACGGAGAGGAGATCGAGCTGGGCGCTTCGCACGAGGTCTTTTTTTCCGGATGCACGATGCGCTGCGCGTTTTGCTTCGCGCACGCTCATATCACACGGCCCATGTCGGGGCTGCCGATGGCGCCGGAGGAACTGGCGAATTGCGTGGACAAGCGGCGCGCGCAGGGCGCGTCGAACGTAAATTTGGTGGGCGGCGAACCGATCGTTCATCTCGCGAATATTTTGAAGATGCTTCGGGACGTGACGCGGCCGTCGCCGGTGGTTTGGAACTCCAATCTGTATGCGACCGAGGACACAATGGCGCTGCTGGAGGGGGTGGTGGACCTCTACCTGGGCGACATTCACTTCGGCAATGAAGAGTGCGCGGCGAAGTTGGGGCGCATTCCGGATTATCTGCCGTCGGTGCATGCGGCGTTTCAAACGGCGGCGCGATCCGGGGCGAGCGTGATTATCCGGCATCTGGTGATGCCAGGGCATCTGGAGTGCTGCGCGCGGCCGGCGATGGAGTGGGCGGCGCGCGAACTGCCGGACACGCCGTTTCATTTGATGTTTCAATATCTGCCCGAGTTTCGGACGCTGGGCGATCCGGTGATGGGCAGAGCGCTGTCGCTTCCGGAGATCGCGCGCGCCGAGGAGCTGGCGCGGGAAATTGGCGTTCGTCGATACCAAGAAGCCGAGTTCGCCTCGCCTCCGATGCCGGAGACCGAGGGAGGCGTCGGCGAGACGGTGGATATTCTGATTCATGAAGATGGTCGTGTCAGCTTCACAAGGCTGACAGGGGATTTGCTGCCGGTGGCGGCGGCGCTGAACGCCGGCGATGAGCGGGTGTCGATGCGGATGGGGAGATCGTAA
- a CDS encoding DUF2997 domain-containing protein: MAKQEVLEIEIDAAGKVQVHVKGANGKRCTDYVKIFETLLGRVEKQELTAEYYQNEVTGHTHVHHRRD; the protein is encoded by the coding sequence ATGGCGAAGCAGGAAGTGCTGGAAATTGAGATCGATGCGGCGGGCAAGGTTCAGGTGCATGTGAAGGGCGCCAACGGCAAACGCTGCACGGATTACGTGAAGATCTTTGAGACGCTGCTGGGCCGTGTCGAGAAGCAGGAGCTGACGGCGGAATACTATCAGAACGAAGTCACCGGCCACACCCATGTCCATCACCGCCGGGATTAG
- the lepB gene encoding signal peptidase I — MKCAQCGYYNLPGAAVCGRCKSSLTADSGAPVAPPPKPVTPAADYYPPRARDRSLTDNVRLHVRPPEALATRVRSLPRPSMHLLRAAGGSSRLSIQPTLSQSDMLLICFAPLPGCVQWIQKRRRAAIAFFGAFFTLCLGAIATIHSDASTVFIWLIALVVLASIVDACWRAAIVNSTASPEFQRLRAGMLAFQSFCALGLSITSVFIFLAQYFPIYEMRTDLAAPTLLNGDGIIVQSWSDPLHNARRGDVIMVIMDNYYPVTERLIGLPGDRVEYANGGLWVNGRPLRTPELPIAFQPASNPFAVAVPKGEFFIWRAMARPYTEERGGDPMQTTQSYLLVSPEDVRGKVIAVYTPPARRRWLR; from the coding sequence ATGAAGTGCGCGCAGTGCGGATACTATAACCTGCCGGGCGCCGCCGTTTGCGGCCGCTGCAAATCCAGCTTGACCGCGGATTCCGGAGCGCCCGTCGCCCCGCCGCCCAAGCCCGTGACGCCCGCCGCCGATTATTACCCGCCGCGCGCGCGCGACCGGTCTCTGACGGACAATGTTCGGCTTCATGTCCGGCCTCCAGAAGCGCTCGCCACGCGCGTACGCTCGCTGCCGCGCCCCAGCATGCATCTGCTTCGAGCCGCCGGCGGCTCGTCCAGGCTGTCCATACAGCCTACTCTGTCGCAAAGCGACATGCTTCTGATTTGTTTCGCTCCCTTACCGGGATGTGTCCAGTGGATCCAGAAGAGGCGACGGGCGGCGATCGCGTTCTTCGGCGCGTTTTTCACGCTGTGTCTTGGCGCCATTGCGACGATCCACTCCGATGCCTCCACGGTCTTTATCTGGCTGATCGCCCTGGTCGTCTTGGCGTCGATCGTCGACGCCTGCTGGCGGGCGGCGATCGTGAACTCAACCGCCTCGCCGGAGTTTCAGCGCCTGCGCGCGGGGATGCTGGCGTTTCAAAGCTTTTGCGCGCTGGGCCTGAGTATCACGTCGGTCTTTATTTTTCTGGCGCAGTACTTTCCGATTTATGAGATGCGGACGGATTTGGCCGCGCCGACGCTGCTGAACGGCGACGGAATTATCGTGCAGTCCTGGTCCGATCCTCTGCACAACGCCCGCCGGGGCGATGTGATCATGGTCATTATGGACAATTACTATCCGGTGACGGAACGCCTCATCGGACTTCCGGGAGACAGGGTGGAGTACGCGAATGGCGGTCTCTGGGTCAACGGGCGTCCGCTGCGGACGCCGGAGTTGCCGATCGCCTTTCAGCCCGCGTCCAATCCCTTTGCAGTCGCGGTTCCGAAGGGAGAGTTTTTCATTTGGCGGGCAATGGCCAGGCCGTATACGGAGGAGCGCGGGGGCGATCCGATGCAGACCACGCAGTCGTATCTGCTGGTTTCTCCCGAGGACGTGCGCGGCAAAGTGATTGCGGTTTACACCCCGCCGGCGCGTCGCCGCTGGCTTCGGTAA
- a CDS encoding AAA family ATPase, with protein sequence MAQKSIQELEVLLRARYPVIYVVSWEEGRVEEALAQIARRREKKLYLWSIARGLQQYGSPVEGKRRADERTTDPPVALDHVLESMENAIYVFRDLHQFFNSPAVTRRIRELASYLKNSYKTLVIIGPTLQVPTELQKDVTVVEFDLPDREELNSLLDRTLSEVNESTGRELSVAPEARDRILGAASGLTLNEAENVFAKTLVISGRLSEEDLPIILSEKEQTIRKSGLLEYYHADTNLAQIGGMDVLKDWLSKRSVAFDSEAAKFGLPAPKGVLLIGVQGCGKSLTAKAIAGVWGLPLLRLDVGRLFNSLVGSSEENMRTAIRVAESVAPAVLWVDEIEKSMAGSQSSGSTDGGTSARVLSGFLTWLQEKTAPVFVVATANSIDQLPPELLRRGRLDETFFVDLPDATERREIFQIHLQKRGRDSTCFDVIALAEAAEGYSGAEIEQCIIAGLFEAYSAKRPLSTEILLRCTRDSVPLSRTMKEPIDRLREWADGRARRASTGEAPRIQALVSGGRKLEMDHLDPIEKEG encoded by the coding sequence ATGGCGCAGAAGTCGATACAAGAGTTGGAAGTGCTGCTCCGGGCGCGCTATCCGGTGATCTATGTGGTGAGCTGGGAGGAAGGGCGCGTCGAGGAAGCGCTGGCGCAGATCGCGCGGCGGCGCGAGAAGAAGCTGTACCTGTGGTCGATCGCACGCGGTCTTCAGCAGTACGGCTCGCCGGTTGAGGGCAAGCGGCGAGCCGATGAGCGGACAACGGATCCGCCGGTGGCGCTCGACCATGTTTTGGAGAGCATGGAGAACGCTATCTATGTCTTCCGAGACCTGCACCAGTTCTTTAACAGTCCGGCGGTGACGCGGCGTATTCGGGAGCTGGCGAGTTATTTAAAGAACAGCTACAAGACGCTGGTGATTATCGGGCCGACGCTGCAAGTGCCGACCGAGCTGCAAAAAGACGTGACCGTGGTCGAGTTCGATCTGCCCGACCGCGAAGAACTGAACTCACTGCTGGACCGTACGCTCTCGGAAGTCAACGAAAGCACCGGGCGGGAACTCAGCGTCGCGCCCGAAGCGCGGGATCGCATTCTGGGCGCCGCTTCCGGGCTGACGCTGAACGAAGCGGAGAATGTCTTTGCGAAGACACTCGTGATTTCGGGGCGATTGAGCGAGGAAGACCTGCCGATTATTCTTTCCGAGAAAGAGCAGACGATCCGGAAATCGGGTCTGCTGGAGTACTACCATGCGGATACGAACCTGGCGCAGATCGGCGGCATGGATGTCCTCAAAGATTGGCTGAGCAAACGCAGCGTCGCGTTTGACTCAGAAGCCGCTAAATTTGGTCTGCCCGCGCCCAAAGGCGTGCTTCTCATCGGCGTGCAGGGCTGCGGCAAGAGCTTGACGGCCAAGGCCATCGCGGGCGTTTGGGGACTGCCGCTGCTGCGCCTGGATGTGGGGCGTCTTTTTAACAGCCTCGTCGGCTCCAGTGAGGAAAACATGCGCACCGCCATCCGGGTGGCGGAGTCCGTGGCGCCGGCGGTGCTATGGGTGGATGAAATCGAGAAGTCCATGGCCGGCAGCCAGAGCAGCGGATCGACGGATGGCGGCACTTCGGCGCGTGTTCTTTCCGGCTTTCTTACCTGGCTTCAGGAAAAAACCGCGCCGGTCTTCGTGGTGGCGACGGCGAACAGCATCGATCAATTGCCGCCGGAACTGCTGCGGCGAGGTCGTCTTGATGAGACCTTCTTTGTCGATCTGCCCGACGCCACCGAACGCCGGGAGATCTTTCAGATCCACTTGCAGAAGCGAGGGCGCGATTCGACATGCTTCGACGTCATCGCGCTCGCCGAAGCGGCCGAGGGATACAGCGGCGCCGAGATTGAGCAATGCATCATTGCGGGTCTTTTCGAGGCCTATTCGGCGAAGCGGCCATTATCGACGGAGATTTTGCTGCGCTGCACCCGCGATAGCGTGCCGCTGTCGCGAACAATGAAGGAGCCGATCGACCGGCTGCGCGAGTGGGCGGACGGCCGCGCCCGGCGCGCTTCGACGGGAGAGGCGCCGCGAATTCAGGCCCTGGTCTCCGGCGGGCGAAAGCTGGAGATGGATCACCTGGATCCGATCGAAAAGGAAGGATAA